One region of Acidovorax sp. T1 genomic DNA includes:
- a CDS encoding C39 family peptidase: MQLPLLSIALLLGAATAASAQSAYFPSTGAGDVTLPVTSIKQARLAGTLLQKFDFSCGSAAIATLLTHHYGTPIDEQTVFTQMYAHGDQAKIQREGFSLLDMKRFLASLGFEADGFQQPIDKLLEARIPAIVLVNENGYQHFVVVKGLQGDRVLVGDPAQGTRALSREDFESLWQSKLLFVIHNRMDSARFNLATDWRVAPRAPIDGDVARAGFNGFALQKQGPGDF, from the coding sequence ATGCAACTGCCCCTGCTTTCGATCGCGCTGCTGCTTGGCGCGGCCACTGCGGCATCCGCGCAGTCGGCCTATTTCCCCTCCACGGGTGCCGGCGACGTGACCCTGCCCGTGACCAGCATCAAGCAGGCGCGCCTGGCTGGCACGTTGCTACAGAAGTTCGATTTCAGCTGCGGCTCGGCGGCCATCGCCACGCTGCTGACCCACCACTACGGCACACCGATCGACGAACAGACGGTGTTCACCCAGATGTACGCCCATGGCGACCAGGCCAAGATCCAGCGCGAAGGCTTTTCCTTGCTCGACATGAAGCGCTTTCTGGCCAGTCTCGGCTTCGAAGCCGACGGGTTCCAGCAGCCCATCGACAAGCTGCTGGAGGCACGCATTCCCGCCATCGTGCTGGTCAACGAAAACGGCTACCAGCATTTCGTCGTGGTCAAGGGCCTGCAAGGCGACCGCGTGCTGGTGGGCGATCCAGCGCAGGGCACACGCGCGCTCTCGCGCGAGGATTTCGAATCCCTGTGGCAAAGCAAACTGCTGTTTGTCATCCACAACCGGATGGATTCCGCACGCTTTAACCTTGCCACCGACTGGCGCGTGGCACCGCGCGCGCCCATTGACGGCGACGTGGCGCGGGCCGGCTTTAATGGCTTTGCCCTGCAAAAGCAGGGGCCAGGAGACTTCTGA